One window of the Bradyrhizobium sp. NP1 genome contains the following:
- the flaF gene encoding flagellar biosynthesis regulator FlaF, with the protein MSHAAQAYARTSQTTANPREIEAQALLKAARQLQEVQANWTGPDRRMYNALLFNRRLWSIFMSAVEENNNPQPLEVRQNIANIGIFVLKRTIEMQMDPDPAKLKSLIDINCNIAAGLSGRP; encoded by the coding sequence ATGTCTCATGCCGCTCAAGCCTACGCACGCACCTCGCAAACGACGGCAAATCCCCGGGAGATAGAAGCGCAGGCGCTGCTGAAGGCGGCCAGGCAGCTGCAGGAAGTCCAGGCCAATTGGACCGGCCCCGACCGCAGGATGTACAACGCGCTGCTGTTCAACCGCCGGCTCTGGTCGATCTTCATGAGTGCGGTGGAAGAGAACAATAATCCGCAGCCGCTCGAAGTTCGGCAGAACATCGCCAATATCGGCATCTTCGTCCTCAAGCGGACGATCGAAATGCAGATGGACCCCGATCCCGCGAAGCTGAAGTCGCTGATCGACATCAACTGCAATATCGCGGCGGGCTTGTCCGGACGGCCCTGA
- a CDS encoding NAD(P)-dependent oxidoreductase: MKIAVIGASGQAGSRITAELARRGHTVTAIARHPENIAALPHVTAVAGDAQDRAGLTRLLAGQDVAVSSVRFLDSDPERLIGAVRDAGVGRYLVVGGAGSLEVAPGVRLVTTADFPAAYKPEAEKGAAFLDRLAQEKELNWSFLSPSALFTVGDRTGRFRLGGDRLLTDPDGKSWISFEDFAVALADEIERPAHVRQRFTVGY, encoded by the coding sequence ATGAAGATCGCCGTCATCGGCGCCTCCGGGCAGGCTGGCTCGCGGATAACAGCGGAACTTGCCCGCCGCGGCCACACCGTGACCGCCATCGCCCGGCACCCCGAAAACATCGCCGCGCTCCCCCATGTCACCGCGGTCGCGGGCGACGCGCAGGACCGCGCCGGGCTTACCCGGCTGCTCGCCGGCCAGGATGTTGCCGTGAGTTCCGTCCGCTTCCTCGACAGCGACCCGGAGCGGCTGATCGGGGCGGTCAGGGATGCCGGGGTCGGCCGCTACCTCGTGGTCGGCGGCGCCGGCAGCCTGGAGGTCGCCCCGGGCGTGCGGCTCGTGACCACGGCGGACTTTCCCGCCGCCTACAAGCCGGAAGCCGAAAAAGGCGCCGCGTTTCTCGACCGCCTCGCGCAGGAAAAGGAGCTCAACTGGAGCTTCCTGTCGCCCTCGGCCCTGTTCACCGTGGGGGACCGGACCGGAAGGTTCCGCCTGGGCGGTGACCGGCTACTGACCGACCCGGACGGCAAAAGCTGGATCTCCTTTGAGGACTTCGCCGTGGCGCTGGCCGACGAGATCGAGCGGCCCGCCCATGTCCGGCAGCGTTTCACGGTCGGCTATTGA
- the flgJ gene encoding flagellar assembly peptidoglycan hydrolase FlgJ, whose amino-acid sequence MPSYNGHPDYDLANALTKVSPQQQAKAKSTATDFEAVFLNSMFSQMTSGLKGDGPFGNTPGTGIWRSMLTEQYSKSFARAGGVGISTEVYRTLILQQAKRAS is encoded by the coding sequence ATGCCGAGCTACAATGGCCATCCGGACTACGACCTCGCCAACGCGCTCACGAAAGTCTCGCCGCAGCAGCAGGCCAAGGCCAAGTCCACCGCGACCGACTTCGAGGCGGTGTTCCTGAACTCGATGTTTTCGCAGATGACGAGCGGCCTCAAGGGCGACGGCCCGTTCGGCAACACGCCCGGCACCGGCATCTGGCGCTCGATGCTGACCGAGCAATATTCGAAATCCTTCGCCAGGGCGGGCGGCGTCGGCATCTCGACCGAAGTCTATCGCACCCTGATCCTGCAGCAGGCCAAGCGCGCGAGCTAA
- the dksA gene encoding RNA polymerase-binding protein DksA: protein MNDRQREYFRAKLLAWKEEILREAKITLQALQEENVNHPDLADRASSETDRAIELRARDRQRKLISKIDAALQRIEDNTYGYCEETGEPISLKRLEARPIATLSVEAQERHEKREKVYRDE, encoded by the coding sequence ATGAACGATCGCCAGCGCGAGTATTTTCGTGCCAAGCTGCTGGCCTGGAAAGAAGAGATCCTGAGGGAAGCAAAGATCACGTTGCAGGCCCTGCAGGAAGAGAACGTCAACCATCCCGATCTCGCCGACCGCGCATCATCCGAGACCGACCGCGCGATCGAACTGCGTGCCCGCGACCGCCAGCGCAAGCTGATCTCCAAGATCGACGCAGCGCTGCAGCGGATCGAGGACAACACATACGGCTATTGCGAGGAGACCGGCGAGCCGATCTCGCTGAAACGGCTCGAGGCAAGGCCGATCGCAACGCTGTCGGTGGAGGCGCAGGAGCGTCACGAGAAACGCGAGAAGGTTTATCGGGACGAGTAG
- a CDS encoding flagellar assembly protein FliX, with translation MRIYGPNGTSLGSPATSTRRTSSSGFTLPDATSAQETRQAAAPKAAAGIDALLALQGIAEDPAERRRRSVQRGRGALDVLDDLKLSLLSGTLDGSTVSRLRDAAANLKTSSGDPGLDAVLSEIELRVEVELAKAGQF, from the coding sequence ATGCGCATCTACGGACCGAACGGCACCTCGCTTGGATCGCCGGCGACGAGCACCAGGCGGACCTCATCGAGCGGCTTCACGCTGCCGGATGCGACCTCGGCCCAGGAGACGCGGCAGGCGGCAGCGCCCAAGGCCGCCGCCGGCATCGATGCGCTGCTGGCGCTGCAGGGCATCGCGGAAGATCCGGCCGAGCGGCGGCGGCGATCGGTGCAGCGGGGCAGGGGCGCGCTTGACGTGCTCGACGACCTCAAGCTGTCGCTGCTGTCTGGCACGCTGGACGGTTCCACGGTGAGCCGGCTGCGCGACGCCGCGGCCAACCTGAAGACCTCCTCGGGTGATCCGGGCCTCGACGCGGTGCTGTCCGAGATCGAATTGCGGGTCGAGGTCGAGCTCGCCAAGGCCGGCCAATTCTGA
- a CDS encoding helix-turn-helix domain-containing protein, with the protein MKRANCYAADCPTRQILDRIGDKWAVLILLLLRDEPMRFNALRRAIEGISQKMLSQVLKSLERDGLVRRRAIATVPVTVEYSITPLGATLAGAVDGLRDWAESNLKDVLAAQRRYDAQLKAA; encoded by the coding sequence ATGAAGCGTGCCAATTGCTATGCCGCCGACTGCCCGACGCGGCAGATCCTCGATCGCATCGGCGACAAATGGGCGGTGCTGATCCTGCTCCTGCTGCGCGATGAGCCCATGCGGTTCAATGCGTTGCGGCGGGCGATTGAAGGGATTTCGCAGAAGATGCTGTCACAGGTGCTCAAGAGCCTGGAGCGCGACGGGCTGGTGCGGCGGCGCGCGATCGCGACCGTCCCCGTGACGGTCGAATATTCGATCACCCCGCTCGGGGCGACGCTCGCCGGCGCGGTCGATGGCTTGCGCGACTGGGCCGAGAGCAACCTGAAGGATGTGCTGGCGGCGCAGCGCCGCTACGACGCCCAGCTCAAGGCCGCATAG
- a CDS encoding flagellar basal body P-ring protein FlgI codes for MSSVYWARLVGAAGAVLAAFALSMTPVGATSRIKDLANIEGVRQNQLIGYGLVVGLNGTGDTLNNIPFTKQSLQAMLERMGVNIRGATIRTGNVAAVMVTGNLPPFATQGTRMDVTVSALGDAKNLMGGTLLVTPLLGADGNVYAVAQGSLAIGGFQAEGAAATVTRGVPTVGRIANGAIIEREIEFALNRLPNVRLALRNADFTTAKRIAAAVNDFLGAKAAEPIDPSTVQLSIPAEFKGNVVAFLTEIEQLQVDPDQAAKIIIDERSGIIVMGRDVRVATVAVAQGNLTVTISESPQVSQPNPLSRGRTVVTPRTSVGVSEDGKKLAVVKDGVSLQQLVDGLNGLGIGPRDLISILQAIKAAGAIEADIEVM; via the coding sequence ATGTCGAGTGTTTACTGGGCAAGGTTGGTTGGCGCGGCGGGTGCCGTGCTGGCGGCGTTCGCGCTGTCGATGACGCCCGTGGGCGCGACCTCCCGCATCAAGGACCTCGCCAATATCGAGGGCGTGCGGCAGAACCAGCTCATCGGCTACGGCCTCGTCGTCGGTCTCAACGGCACCGGCGACACGCTCAACAACATCCCCTTCACCAAGCAGTCCCTGCAGGCGATGCTCGAGCGCATGGGCGTCAACATCCGCGGCGCCACCATCCGCACCGGCAATGTCGCGGCCGTCATGGTGACCGGCAACCTGCCGCCGTTCGCCACCCAGGGCACGCGGATGGACGTCACGGTCTCCGCGCTCGGCGACGCCAAGAATCTGATGGGCGGCACCCTGCTCGTCACGCCGCTGTTAGGTGCCGACGGCAACGTCTATGCGGTGGCGCAGGGCTCGCTCGCAATCGGCGGCTTCCAGGCCGAAGGCGCCGCCGCAACCGTCACCCGCGGCGTGCCGACGGTGGGCCGCATCGCCAACGGCGCCATCATCGAGCGCGAGATCGAGTTCGCGCTCAACCGGCTGCCCAATGTGCGGCTCGCGCTGCGCAACGCCGACTTCACCACCGCGAAGCGGATCGCGGCCGCCGTCAACGATTTCCTCGGCGCCAAGGCCGCCGAGCCGATCGATCCCTCCACCGTGCAGCTTTCGATCCCGGCGGAGTTCAAGGGCAACGTCGTCGCCTTCCTGACCGAGATCGAGCAGCTGCAGGTCGATCCCGACCAGGCCGCCAAGATCATCATCGACGAGCGAAGCGGGATCATCGTGATGGGACGCGACGTCCGCGTCGCCACGGTCGCGGTCGCGCAGGGCAACCTCACCGTCACCATCTCCGAGAGCCCGCAGGTGAGCCAGCCCAATCCGTTGTCGCGCGGCCGCACCGTGGTGACGCCGCGCACCAGCGTCGGCGTCAGCGAAGACGGCAAGAAACTCGCCGTGGTCAAGGATGGCGTGTCGCTGCAGCAACTCGTCGACGGGCTGAACGGGCTCGGCATCGGTCCGCGCGACCTGATCAGCATTCTGCAGGCGATCAAGGCCGCCGGCGCGATCGAAGCCGACATCGAGGTGATGTGA